A window of Pangasianodon hypophthalmus isolate fPanHyp1 chromosome 29, fPanHyp1.pri, whole genome shotgun sequence genomic DNA:
TTATTATTCCAAATAAATGATGATATAATTTTATCTATGGAGTTGAAGAAATATTTAGTCAAAAAAATAGCAAGATTTTGAAACAAATATAGGTACTTAGGCAATACATTCATCTTGATAGTATTAATTCTTCCgctcagagagagaggcagcaaACCCCAGCGTTTAATATCTTGTTTCAAAGCATCTATTAAGGGCAAGAAGTTAGCTTTGTAAAGGTCCTTATAATTATGTGTAGTCCAGATTgccaaatatttaatttttttcctagtAACTCTGAAAGGAATCGAATTGAAAGGAATACGTGTAGCAGCTTCATTAATTGGCATTAACTCGCTTTTttgaagatttattttgtagccAGATATCTTACTAAATCTTTCTAATATGTTCAATAATTTAGGGAGACCCCGCAATGGTTCTGACAAATACAACAGCAAATCGTCAGCATAAAGCGAAATTTTACACTCTATATCCCCTCTACGAATTCCTTTAATAGTACTATCTTGCTGTATAGCTATGGCTAGTGGCTCGATTGCAATGGCAAACAGAATCAGAGACAGCCGGCAGCCCCGTCTGATGCCTCTTTGCAAACCAAACAAGGCAGACCGATTATTATTGGTGCGAACCGCTGCCATTGGGGAGGAATAAAGGATTTTAATCCATGATATAAAATTGGGCCCAAATCCAAATTTTTCTAGTGTGTGGAAAAGACAGTCCCACTCCACCCGATCAAAGGCCTTTTCAGCATCGAGCGATATTATAATCTCTGGTATGTCGGGTGGAGAGGGAccatacaaaatatttatttttataaaaccaGGCTGATCTGAAGAAATTATGGAGGGGGCGAGCACTTCAAGACGCCGGGCTAGCAGTTTTGCAAAGATTTTAACATCTGCGTTTAGAAGGGAGATTGGTCGATACGAGCTGCACTGAGAGGGACACTTATCTTtcttcagagacagagaaatggtCGCTTCACGCATAGTTGGAGGGAGAGAATTTGAAGACAGTGATTCTTTAAATACAGTAAGGAGCAAAGGGACAAATGtatctgaaattttttttaaaaactcagaTGGAAAGCCATCTGGCCCCGGTGACTTGCCACACTGCATACTTCTAATTAGTGGTGCTTGTGAAGCAAGCTCACTATTATAATCTTGTAtacttattatatttttattattattgttattattattcgcCCTAAATTTGCCCCATAGAGATAACATGGGGATTTGGCCCATAGAGATAACATGGGGACATTGCAGTGAACAAAACTCTGCATCACAAAGTCATAGACACATGAGACTCGCCACATTCGAAGAGGCTGGCAGCCTGTGTGAGAACATGCCCCGCAGTGGGGTACATGTCATACCCCTGGGGCAACAGGGCCCCACAGTTGTCCCATAGAGATAACATAGGGATTTTGAATTGCACATAACTCTGCATCACAGTGTCATAGAGACATGGGTGAGGGCTCGTTCTGCTCAGCCCGCCACTCTGGATGTGCTAAAGACATGGTAGCATCGTGCTAGCAACATGCTAATCATGCTAACAACATGCTAATAATGTTAGCATATTGTTAGCATCATATAAATCATGTTAGCGTCTTGTTAAAAACATGTTAGCATCATGATAGCAACATGCTAATCATGCTAATTTCATGTTAAGAACATGTTAATTGTGTCAAAATGTTGCTAGCATAATGCTAACACAATTAGCATGTTGTTAACATGTGGTTAACATGATGCTAAGACGAATAGGGTTTAGTATTAGTGCCTAGTGCCGAGTTTCGCCACGGCAAGCACCGCtcacattttcttcagaaaatgtacATCTCTAGTTGCATCTATAATCTCTTCAACGAAATATTGTTCTCTAGGTCGGATGCTAAATCTGGGTTTAACTTGGGGATCTCcacattatgaaaaaatgtatCTAGTGATTTATCATCTGGAGGCTCAGAAGTGTCAAGGGCAGAGTAGTAAAAAGCatgaatttatttctatatgatctgtgtgtttttttttaccttgttcATCACTAATCTCCAATATATACTGATTGGACGCTTTCTGATGCAACTGATATGCTAAAATTTTCCCAGCCCTCTCCCCATGTTGTTAGGACATTTGTCTCGATTTTAATATAAGGTTCTCTGCCTGACGTGTCCAAAGAAGATCAAACTCCGTCTTAAGTATCAGACGTCGTTTAACTATGTCATCCGATGGTGAGTGGCTGTATCTAATATCTAACTTCAAAATATCATCAGTTAGCTTTCTAAGACGCTCCATGGTGGCTTTCCTTTGCATTGAACCATACGAAACGAtctgttgaaatgaaatgatctgttgaaatgaaattgttAAGAAAGACATCCCGGGCGTCTTATTATGAGACAAAAAGAGGTCAATCTCTGATTTAATAATATTCACTAAAACTTCATCTGAAAGAAGAAGGGGATTGAACCTCCATGGGCGGTATCCAGGTTCTACGCCTGGAATGCATAACTTCATTTTCAAAGGGGCATGGTCCGAAATGACTATAGAGTGGTATTCACAATCAATAATCATATGGAGAAGTCtatcaacaataaaaaaataatcaatacgCGAGAATGACTTATGaaccaaagaaaaaaggaataacCCCTAGAAGTAGGGTTTCAGAACCACCAAATATCAGTTAAACCATATGTCTGTAGGAAGAGATTAATTGTTTGAGATGATTTGGATTCAGGGGATGCTCTAGATGAACTGCGATCTAACTTTGTAGAAAGGACACAATTCATGTCACCCCCTAAGATAAGGTGGTAAGTGTCTATACTGGAAATTCGGGAGAAAGCCTGAGTAAAGAAAGTATTGTCATCGCAGTTTGGAgcataaatgttcattaaaataatggGGAGCCCGTACAGTCTCCCCACCACAATGATATATCACCCCGTGGGATCTGAGTCTATACATTACAAATGGTACATTCTTACGTATTATAATTGCTGCCCCACTTGCTTTGGAATTAAAACTTGAACGAAATGTTTGCCCTGTCCATCCTCCTAATCTGGTCCATCACTCGGAGATGAGTCTCCTGAGGAAATACTATGTCTGCTTTTAGATGGTCAAGGTGTAAGAGTACCCTTTTCCATTTCACAGGATGATTCAAAGATTTAACATTCCAGTTAACAAAATGAACCATGCACCCTACCTTTCCCATTGAGCTGGTGTCAGCCATAAGGAAACTTAGGTGAGGCATTGAGAACGCAGCTCAAGATAAATTAAGATAATCacgtttaaaataaacaaagaaaaagataagGCATACGAACAAAATATGTCTGCTAGGTCCCCAACCCCAGCCACCTAAACGAACATGGTGGATGTAACGTGCACTGCAAGATATGCCATACATTAAATTATGGCAGGGGAGAGCCACTTTCGTGTCCAACATACCAGCCTCCGCCCAGCCTCTtagtcacagaaaaaaagaacaatgataagagtgaaaatgaaataatgtataatagtaatagtaataaaataaagtgcttCACATTATTGTGACAGTCAGTATCATCAGTAGGACGTCATaagtgaaatataaatacactcaaaaacacCGCGCCACTACGACGGAACACTGCCatgtaattaaacacaaaagtcCCGATGACTCTTATAACTATCAAACTGAAATGAGTGGTTAAGATACATATTGATAATTCTCTAAAgtaaaaccaaaatatttacGTCGGGGCAATAAAATTGAGAGAGTCTCATAACCTTAGCGGGATGACTTCTGCCGAAGTAGGAAAAAAAGTCCAACAAAAAAGTTGAACAACATGGAGGACAACAACACAAGctgcagagacacaatgacacacacttcatcaacaGATTTTCATCTTGGATTAATACTTGctttaaagatgatgtgtgtgttggactgTCTCCCTTCACTTGTCCAATCACAAGTCATTATTAACACTGACcaattattactgctgttactgaGAATTACTGACATTTAATCTGCAAGTGGTGTAAAGGTATTGCTGGTTCATGTTTTACAAAATACtgtttaactgtattttttatacatatgtATCTAATTCTAAGTGCATTTAATTATTAGTTTAAAGAATAAGTGATAATTTTAATGACTAATATATTTGTTCTGTATGTTGTACTGTTACAGCACACTTAAGCTGAAAAACAACACTGTATACAACTCTTAACTGCAGCTTTTAGTGAACTactgtgactctcagagagaagATCTTACCTCAGCTGTTTCACTTTACAGTGAGGATGCTCCAACAGAGCAGAGAGAttcttcactcctgagtctcctagTTTATTCTCAGACAGATCCAGTGTATCCACAGTCAGATGCAGTTCTTTCAGATTGGAGGTATCTGAGTTGAGCACTGAGGCCAGAGCTGACCAACTTCTTTCTTGAATTGTATCACACCTGATACTGAaggaaataacacacaatgaACTAACAATGATGCAAATTATCAAACAGGTCCTAAAGCTTTCACTGCAACGTCTCAgtttcaaaacacaaacatcagcTACACAATTTACTTaaatgctgtaataataataataacaataataataataataatgataataatagtaataataattcacattcAGAGTTCATTCGGCTTTACTGGAGTTTTTGGCTGCGTACATCATCACAGACAGCTTTGTATAAACATGGAGTAAAAGGTCTGAGATGCCAAACGGAAAAGCAAGAGAGTCTGATCTAAAATGTTtataagaggaaaaaggaaagtCTAAAGTGTCTTGAAGAGTTAGATTCATCTGAACTGCTAAGACATTTGATTTGTTCTcttaacagtgtaacagtataACAGTTAAATTCAGCTTTACTTACATTGCTTTCCTTGATGCTGCAATCACAGGCATCACCTTCACAACAATCTCTTCTCTTATTTTATCTGTACTGGTATATTTACTCAGGTCAAATTCTTCCAGCTCCTGTGCTGAactcagtaacacaaacaccagagcagACCACTGTGAAGAAGagagttttctttgttttccagATTTCAGGTACTGCTGGATTTCCTCCACTAGAGAACTGTCAcccagttcattcagacagtggaacagattgatggatttctctgtaGAAACATCTCTACTGATCTTCTTCTtgatgtactgtactgttttcCTATTTTCTGTCTGGGAGctacttcctgtctgtgttACTAAGGCATGTAAGAGtttctgattggactccagtgagagacccaggAGAAAGCGGAGGAAAAGATCCAGATGTCCAGATGCACATTCTAAGGCCTGATCTACAGTATTCTCGTGGACATCAGAAATTGTCTTAAAGACCCCACTCTGTACAAGAgcatttctcttttccttcatGAATGTCAGGTGCACATACAGAGCTGCGAGATGCTCCTGGAGGCTCAGATGAACAAAGCAATACACTTTACTctggtgaagcccaaactcctctctgaagatctgcgtacacacacctgagtacactgctgcttctgtaacatcaatgccacactctctcaggtcttcctcatagaagatcaggttgcCTTTCTGCAGCTGCTGAAAAGCCAGGTGTCCCAGTTTGAGAAGCATTTCTTCATCACTCTCCTGCTTCTTTGAGTACTTTTCTCTTATGATGTTTGTCTGAAtgatgaggaagtgtgtgtacatttgagtcagagtcctggggatctctccactctctgcttcactcaacattctctctagaacagtggctgaaatccagcagaagactgggatatggcacatgatgtagaggcttcttaaTGACttcaggtgtgtgatgatgttactggccaggctctgatcactgatcctcttcctgaagtactcctcctTCTGTGGGTCATtgaaccctcgtacctctgtgACTCGATGGACATACTCAGAGGGGATTTGATCAGCTGCTGCTGGTCGGGAAGTGATCCAgatgagagcagagggaagcagattcccttTGATCAGGTTTATCAGCAGCACATGGACTGATGCTGATTcatttacatcacacactctcactgtgttCTGGAAATCCAGAGGAAAACGACACTCATCCAATCCatcaaaaatgaacagaactTTTTTCACACTGGACATTTCTGTTTCgtttgtttctttaaaacagACATGAAGGAGATCCATCAGACTCAGTTTTTGGtccttcatcaaattcagctctctgaAAGGAAGTGGAAATATGAGGTGGAGGTCCTGATTTGCTTtcccttcagcccagtccagaatgaacttctgcacggAGACTGTTTTTCCGATGCCAGCGACTCCCTTcgtcagcacagttctgatgggTTCGTCTTGTTCAGATAAGGGCTTAAAGATGTCATTGCATTTGATTGGTGTTTCCTCTGTTGTTGTTCTCCTGGATGCTGCCTcgatctgtctcacctcatgttctttattgacgtctccactgtctccctctgtgatgtagagctctgtgtagatctcattcaggaGTGTTCGGTTTTCCTGGTTTATTATCACTCcatttaaacactgaaactTCTTCATCAGATTCAGTTTGAACTTTTTCTGGAATTCATTTACAGCAGCAGATTCTGGGTCGTGTCTGTGACAAGGTGAAGTAGGAAGACATGGTGAGACATGGGGTCAGATAACCATTCTTTATGATGTATTTGCCTCATTCAACTGTTTGTTTTCTATAATCTAATCATGTAGGAAATAACTGCAAAGAGGTTTATTATaccagtgtgtcagtgtcacaGTCATGTTGTTGGTTTTGATCTTACCCTGTATCTGTGATGATGTTCTTTTCTATTCCATCTGCTGCCTTCAGTAGAACTCTGGGAATAAAAAGCAGCTATTAAAGGCAAAACCTTTTGTCACTATTGTCTAAATGTTAGCCTTGATTTTGCTACAATAATTCTTTGTGAGTGTATTAACAGCTTCTTTCCACTGACAATTTCTGTTCTGGCAGCAAAAGGGAGATCTACATAATATTAGgtggtggttttaatattaggtggttttaatgtcataTATGTGCAGCAGCAATCAGCCAtatcattaaaaccactgacgtgcataatattgattatcttgttacagtggcacctgtggGATaaattaggcagcaagtgaacagtcagttctgtaattcacttcacctgtcagtggttttaatgtaatggctGTACTCAGTGTATCTagtatacacaaacacacacacacacatatatatatatatatattacatacacatacacacactactctGTTTAATGCACTCTGAACTGCATCCAGCTGGTATTTCTGCctatactgtaatataaatcACAAACTGAGTCTACCATTTCTGATtaaggtgcaatatttgtatattaggatgatgactgtgtgttgtgttctctgtgatgtgtgatgtaaagtttgtattgtgtgtgtatcatgCTGTGACCAAATATCAAGAAATATTCTAATTCTAATACATGTAACTATATatggtgaataaaatgattctgatgaACATTTAAAGAACACAGTGCTAAATACAACATCACCAATATTGTAGAACTGGAGAAGAAAATTCTGCcctggtttaattttttttatttaattttttttttttactgtcataAAGGACGTAAGAGAATATGAGTACATTAGTCAATATGAAAAGACAATCTGTTCTAGATTCTAGTcacaaatcttaaaaaaaaaaactagaacaCATTAATGTTTGTTGCtcttattattagtagtagtagcagcagcagtattaGAAAGTGTCAttacatattacacatttttttgctCATATTATCATTTCTTGCTTTAGCATTTCTTAACACGTTATCTGTGAGACATTTTGACCTTAATATATATTTACGCTCTTTCttctaaaacatttactgaaagtATTGTAGCatcattttaaatgtcaaaCCATGATCTTAACTATGAGAACTATGGGATGTTACCTGTGTCTAAAAATGGAAACTTGTGTAAAGTTCACATAAGGAGGATCCATAGACacgtcactcttcatggagacacagctgggtgctggtgagtctgatctctttctctgGAGTTTACTGCACAACATTATAGACAGTCCTTTAGTGATTTAAAGACACTATAGTTTTTGACTGACATGTTAGCTTAATGAGGACTTAACTGGCTCCAACAATGAACAGTGACTtgtactattattttattttactattaacTTTATTGTGACATCAATATGGTTTTACTTCCATATTACCTATattcccctccaaaagtattggaacagcaaggccaattctattgttttcgctatacattgaagacgtgtgtttgagatcaaaagatgagtGGCagacttgatgcagttattgcaagcaagggatattcACCCaaatattatgtgttatttacttCAAGACTTATCTATTCCTAtaattttgctcacctaaaataTGTCTATGTTTTacgctgtttaacacatctagatgtaaataccaAGAAACAAAAGTTGAAATCCTAAACTTTCGTCTCATTTCCTTCTTTTGAGCTCAAACTCTAATGTCTTTTGTGTATAgcacaaataaatgaattggcCTTACCATTCCAATAGTTTCGGAAGGGACTGTATATGACACTGTAAAAATGGAGTGTATCAGAAATAGTGCCATGACATGTTGTTTcccatagtgttttttttttttgcttatgttatcatttcttgCTTTATCATTTCTTAACACATTACCTGTGAGACATTTTgacctaaatataaatatttacattctttcttctaaaacatttactgaaagtATTGTAGCATCACTTTAAGACCaaaaatctataatataaaTGTCAAACCATGATTTTAACTTTGAGAACTATGGGATGTTACCTGTGTCCACACGAGGggtttccatttttaaagttCACATAAGGAGGATCCATAGATGCATCACTCTTCATGGAGACACAGCTGGGtgctggtgagtctgatctctttctctgGAGTTTACTGCACAACATTATAGACAGTCCTTTAGTGATTTATATACACTCTAGTTTTTTACTGACATGTTAGCTTAACGAGGACTTAACTGACTCTAACAATGACTTGTACAGtctttatttttggtttttgaTTATTTCGTTAGCCATTACTATTACCTTTATTGTCAAATCAAGATGCATTTACTTCCATATAGTATATATGCCATTGTAAAACCCTGCACTGCACAAATACTGATATTAATTCCTCCGAAATGTTTAGTGAACGTATAGTAGCAGCACTAGGGCTTAactaaagtataaaataaactgataaatatCAAAATGCTGCTAATGACTCTGGACTTGATAAAGCAATGTGTAGCTTGGTCTTTCTCTGTGCGGTGATTTTAGCTATGAGAAATATGGGGTGTTACCTGTGTCCACACGGGGGGTTTCCATTTTTGAAGTTCACATAAGGAGGATCCACAGATGCATCACTTTTCATGGAGACACAGCTGGGTGCTgctgagtctgatctctttctcgGGAGTTTACTGCACAACATTATAGACAGTCCTTTAGTGATTTATATATACTCTAGATTTTGCCTGACTTGTTAGCTTAATGAGGACTTAATTGGTTCTAACAATGAACAGTGACTTGTACAGTctttattttggttttaattattttgttagccattattattacttttattgtcACATTAAGATGCATTTACttccatattatatatatgacACTGTAAAACCCTGTACTGCACAAATACTGATATTAATAcctttaaaatgtttagtgaatgTATAGTAGCAGCATTAGGGCTGTAGCGgctcatggggaaaaaatttgAATACCTCTGCTTTATAATGTTTAAGTGACTTGTTAATATAATAAGGACATAATTTTACTTAGTATAAACTTtggttattattttcatatgtacTCACTACATATTTCAGATATAAACAGGTAATGtctaaaatacaaaaacatggTAGGTTACCACTTCCTGGGGGGTGGAGTCATATCATCTGTGTCCAGATCAGGGAGccccatttttttattttagtgtatACACAGACAGCTTATGGACACACAGCCGAGTCCTGAAGACGGTGATCTCTTCTGCTAGAATGAATTACACTCctagaaaacacacaaaaaatgtgcagttaactgtgcaaaaaaacaaactttcatatctttgaccaaaaaaaaaaaaaaaaattattttacctCTATGTTCATCATGTAATGAACTGCATATGTGAGTAGGTCCAAGCTTAAGGAGCAGAAGGGTTCATAGTAAGAGTAGTTTATAAATATTATGCAGTTTTATGCAATATTATTTTACGTCACGTCATGCAGGTGCAGAGGGCAGGAGCAATGACGTCAGGTAGCAGGAGCACACAGACagcttgagagagagaaagaaatagcaGATTCTTAATTGTTTGTGTAACATACAAGACTGCAAAAGGCAGGTGAAAAGGGTAAAAACTTGATCAgggcagaacacagacaaaatggCCAAATCCAAAGGAGTAGTCAGAAAACAAGTTAAGGgtcaaaatacacaataaacactagtCAGGAATAATGCTCAGGACTTGACAAATGATTGAGGcaagatagtgtgtgtgtgtgtgtgtgtgtgagtgtgtgagcgtgcgtATCCTTGTATATAGtccagacaggaagtgaggtaaACAGTTTAATAATCAGGGGAAGGGGCCTCTGCTGAAGGTAGAAGAAATAACTGTGTTATTTTTCTCATCATAGTCTCAATTTTCTACTGAATATCGAGACACCAAAAGCAATTTACTGTGGACAAAGTTTTAGAAGAAATTATCCAGGAACCTGACCAAAATCAGTCCAAATAAGAATTAGTTACAGAAAGCAGCATGGATTCATATGAAGATGCTTTTTTGATAATGTTATATATTGGACA
This region includes:
- the LOC117596433 gene encoding NLR family CARD domain-containing protein 3-like — translated: MGLPDLDTDDMTPPPRKCKLPRKRSDSAAPSCVSMKSDASVDPPYVNFKNGNPPCGHSKLQRKRSDSPAPSCVSMKSDASMDPPYVNFKNGNPSCGHSKLQRKRSDSPAPSCVSMKSDVSMDPPYVNFTQVSIFRHRVLLKAADGIEKNIITDTGHDPESAAVNEFQKKFKLNLMKKFQCLNGVIINQENRTLLNEIYTELYITEGDSGDVNKEHEVRQIEAASRRTTTEETPIKCNDIFKPLSEQDEPIRTVLTKGVAGIGKTVSVQKFILDWAEGKANQDLHLIFPLPFRELNLMKDQKLSLMDLLHVCFKETNETEMSSVKKVLFIFDGLDECRFPLDFQNTVRVCDVNESASVHVLLINLIKGNLLPSALIWITSRPAAADQIPSEYVHRVTEVRGFNDPQKEEYFRKRISDQSLASNIITHLKSLRSLYIMCHIPVFCWISATVLERMLSEAESGEIPRTLTQMYTHFLIIQTNIIREKYSKKQESDEEMLLKLGHLAFQQLQKGNLIFYEEDLRECGIDVTEAAVYSGVCTQIFREEFGLHQSKVYCFVHLSLQEHLAALYVHLTFMKEKRNALVQSGVFKTISDVHENTVDQALECASGHLDLFLRFLLGLSLESNQKLLHALVTQTGSSSQTENRKTVQYIKKKISRDVSTEKSINLFHCLNELGDSSLVEEIQQYLKSGKQRKLSSSQWSALVFVLLSSAQELEEFDLSKYTSTDKIREEIVVKVMPVIAASRKAIIRCDTIQERSWSALASVLNSDTSNLKELHLTVDTLDLSENKLGDSGVKNLSALLEHPHCKVKQLRLIGCGVSAEDCAALASALRSNPSHLRELNLCENNLGDSGVKCLSAVLENPHCKLEILR